A genomic stretch from Hydrogenimonas urashimensis includes:
- a CDS encoding DMT family transporter codes for MRERFGRLDRGVRYMLFASLMFALMGVFAKLLSGTMPSLEVVFFRNVFGVFLVAATLVKKPMRHKGGKPWLLFFRGLMGFLALLAFFYNIAHIPLGDAMTYSKTSPVFTAFFAWLFLKERMGMRGWAALILGFLGIVLIAKPSGMILDKTAWLGIFSGVGAALAYTAVRELKQYYDTRAIVLSFMGIGTLGPLFLMAASPCVDSPKLDMLFGEFVMPSGHTWLYVIAMGLFATLAQIYMTRAYGVTKAGIVGAVSYSNILFSILFGLLVGDPFPDLLTWLGITLVIVAGIVVASNKT; via the coding sequence GTGAGAGAACGTTTCGGTCGCCTCGACAGAGGCGTGCGCTACATGCTTTTCGCCTCGCTGATGTTCGCGTTGATGGGGGTGTTCGCGAAACTGCTGAGCGGGACGATGCCATCGCTTGAAGTGGTCTTTTTCAGAAATGTCTTCGGGGTCTTTCTTGTGGCGGCCACGCTCGTGAAAAAACCGATGAGGCACAAAGGCGGCAAGCCGTGGCTACTTTTTTTCCGCGGACTCATGGGCTTTTTGGCCCTCCTCGCGTTTTTCTACAATATCGCGCACATCCCCCTGGGCGATGCGATGACCTATTCGAAAACCTCTCCCGTCTTTACCGCCTTTTTCGCCTGGCTCTTTTTGAAAGAGCGAATGGGAATGAGGGGATGGGCGGCACTGATTCTGGGATTTTTGGGTATCGTCCTGATCGCCAAACCCAGCGGCATGATTCTGGACAAAACCGCATGGCTGGGCATCTTCAGCGGCGTGGGTGCCGCACTCGCCTATACGGCGGTACGGGAACTGAAGCAGTACTACGACACCCGTGCCATCGTCCTTTCGTTCATGGGGATCGGGACGCTTGGACCTCTTTTTCTGATGGCGGCGAGTCCCTGTGTCGACTCCCCCAAACTCGACATGCTTTTCGGGGAGTTCGTCATGCCTTCGGGCCATACCTGGCTGTATGTGATCGCCATGGGGCTTTTCGCCACACTCGCGCAAATCTATATGACCAGAGCCTACGGTGTGACCAAGGCGGGCATCGTCGGGGCCGTCAGCTACAGCAACATCCTCTTTTCCATCCTCTTCGGGCTTCTTGTGGGAGATCCCTTCCCCGATCTTCTCACATGGCTCGGTATCACGCTGGTCATCGTCGCCGGGATTGTCGTCGCAAGTAACAAAACATAA
- a CDS encoding DUF3108 domain-containing protein → MIKWFSILLLAALALCADTMIGKYSVEYGIFGKMGTSEAKLTRAENRYEIVMTARATGLAKVLSGGRVEIYRSKGLIVDGRLVPELFSKDIRRFSKRRIKTYRFDHPHGRVTFHEERYKEGKLVSQKDETLPYYALDDIFSLYFNILDIIGDCSKPFDRHLHAVGAEKKTGKVRVRTVVGEERKDVKELLGEASCYLEVTVYQKLFGSKGGTLYLALRPDGVVTKAVLKDVVMFGDVRGRLVDFMIRP, encoded by the coding sequence ATGATCAAATGGTTTTCAATATTGCTTTTGGCCGCGCTCGCGCTTTGTGCCGATACGATGATCGGAAAATACAGCGTCGAATACGGAATATTCGGCAAAATGGGTACATCCGAGGCGAAGCTGACACGGGCCGAGAACAGATACGAGATCGTCATGACCGCCAGGGCGACGGGACTCGCCAAGGTTCTGAGCGGCGGACGGGTGGAAATCTACAGAAGCAAGGGCTTGATTGTCGACGGCAGGCTTGTTCCCGAACTTTTTTCCAAAGATATCAGACGGTTTTCCAAAAGGCGCATCAAAACCTACCGGTTCGACCATCCCCACGGCAGGGTGACCTTTCACGAAGAGCGCTACAAAGAGGGTAAGCTTGTGTCGCAGAAGGATGAAACGCTTCCTTACTACGCTCTTGATGACATCTTCTCGCTCTATTTCAACATCCTGGATATCATCGGCGACTGTTCCAAGCCTTTCGACAGGCATCTGCATGCGGTGGGGGCGGAAAAGAAGACGGGCAAAGTCCGTGTCCGCACCGTGGTGGGGGAGGAGAGAAAAGATGTCAAAGAGCTCCTGGGAGAGGCCTCCTGCTATTTGGAGGTGACCGTATACCAGAAACTCTTCGGTTCCAAAGGGGGCACGCTCTATCTGGCGCTGCGTCCCGACGGCGTGGTGACGAAAGCCGTTTTGAAGGATGTGGTCATGTTCGGAGATGTGCGCGGACGACTCGTCGATTTTATGATTAGACCCTGA
- the der gene encoding ribosome biogenesis GTPase Der, translating into MKKIAILGQPNVGKSSLFNRFAKRRIAITSDMAGTTRDIRKEIIDFEGSEAEILDTGGIDESSELFRRVGNKAIEAAEQADIIIYMVDGKALPDERDKQLFYRLQALGKPIALVVNKIDNDKEEERAWEFAEFGAKNLFAISVSHNRRVGRLIEWIKSHLAEPAPLLGEELVCEEPDALENLIGQFDESGTLQQEEDLSTIGVAIIGRTNVGKSSLLNALLGEERAVVSNVAGTTVDPVDERVILGDKTVTFVDTAGLRRRGKIQGIERYALGRTRQMLEKADIALLVLDASEPLSELDEKIAGLVDEYKLGCIIVLNKWDEALGGYEEMVKEIRYRFKFLSWAPVITVSAKSKKRVHKIGEMILKVFENYTRHIPTRELNEVIRQAAMRHHIPSHKGKPVNILFASQYAIKPPKIALISNRPRGIHFSYLRYLTNQLRERFDLEGTPVILVPKKRGEREEESESIG; encoded by the coding sequence ATGAAAAAGATAGCGATTCTGGGACAGCCCAATGTGGGCAAAAGCTCCCTTTTCAACCGATTCGCCAAACGGCGCATCGCAATCACGTCCGACATGGCGGGGACAACCCGCGACATAAGAAAAGAGATCATCGATTTCGAGGGGAGCGAGGCGGAGATACTCGATACCGGCGGCATCGATGAAAGCAGCGAACTTTTCCGACGTGTCGGCAACAAGGCGATCGAAGCGGCGGAGCAGGCGGATATCATCATCTACATGGTCGACGGCAAGGCACTGCCCGACGAGCGGGACAAACAGCTTTTCTACCGGCTTCAGGCCCTTGGAAAACCGATCGCCCTGGTTGTCAACAAGATCGACAACGACAAAGAGGAGGAGCGGGCCTGGGAGTTCGCCGAATTCGGTGCCAAAAATCTGTTCGCCATCTCGGTCTCCCACAACCGGCGCGTCGGTCGCCTGATCGAGTGGATCAAAAGCCATCTTGCAGAACCCGCGCCCCTTCTTGGGGAGGAGCTGGTCTGTGAAGAACCCGACGCCCTCGAAAATCTCATCGGACAGTTCGACGAAAGCGGAACGCTGCAACAGGAGGAGGATCTGAGCACTATCGGCGTGGCGATCATCGGGCGCACCAATGTCGGCAAAAGCTCCCTGCTCAACGCTCTGCTGGGTGAGGAGCGGGCCGTCGTCAGCAACGTGGCGGGCACGACGGTCGACCCGGTGGACGAAAGAGTGATTCTGGGCGACAAAACCGTCACCTTCGTCGATACGGCGGGCCTGCGCCGACGAGGGAAGATCCAGGGGATCGAACGCTACGCCCTGGGCCGGACACGCCAGATGCTGGAGAAGGCCGATATCGCTCTGCTGGTGCTCGATGCCAGCGAACCTCTCAGTGAACTGGACGAAAAGATCGCCGGCCTGGTGGACGAATACAAACTGGGATGCATCATCGTCCTCAACAAATGGGACGAGGCCCTGGGCGGCTACGAGGAGATGGTCAAAGAGATCCGGTACCGCTTCAAGTTTCTCAGCTGGGCACCCGTTATCACCGTTTCTGCCAAATCAAAAAAACGGGTCCACAAAATCGGAGAGATGATCCTGAAAGTGTTCGAAAACTACACCCGCCATATTCCAACAAGAGAGCTGAACGAAGTGATCAGGCAGGCTGCGATGCGGCACCATATACCCAGTCACAAAGGCAAGCCGGTCAATATCCTTTTTGCGTCGCAGTATGCGATCAAACCGCCGAAAATCGCCCTTATCTCAAATCGCCCCCGAGGCATACACTTCAGCTATCTCAGGTACCTGACCAACCAGCTGCGCGAGCGTTTCGACCTCGAAGGAACACCGGTGATACTGGTGCCGAAAAAACGGGGGGAACGCGAAGAGGAGAGCGAAAGCATCGGTTAA
- a CDS encoding potassium channel family protein — protein sequence MGNNSLFLIIKRMRTPMFVLVITFAISILGMVLIPGVDDQGRPYHLSFFDAFYFVSYMATTIGFGESPYTFTYPQKLWVAFCIYLTVIGWFYAIGAIITLVQDKVLAAQIALAQFQRKIRKMEEPFIIFVGYNSMTRQIIDHLSKDGIRSVVIEKDEEKIKELSLENYTIEVPALAGDIRDPKIFKTAGIHKRNCRAVVSLFNDDAMNLHVALSAKLMNKHVMVVVEATQDEYGQNLKTIGADVVENPFKIVAKRVYLSLTSPSLLMIEQWLYGDPLVLRRKDRLPKEGKYIVCGYGRMGTALEVGLRRAGIDYVFIEASPEKAAKARRGEKVMVGDADDKKILLKADVQEASCIIAATKDDLLNLSIIMAAKRINPEIYTIARENHLADTVVFKAAKIDRVIMLETLMINKTYNVLARPLADRFIRLMAYRGESWGKKVVDLMKNHINNNPDTLETRIDEEHAYALVRHIEETKEEVPYSILYRRRDDWRKENPMLILYIRRGEEEHLLPDPSLPIRIGDEILFAGTKEAFEDMEYIMENIYEFYYVMQGKECELSLACKLTLDF from the coding sequence TTGGGCAACAACTCTCTTTTTCTGATCATCAAACGGATGCGGACGCCGATGTTCGTCCTGGTGATCACCTTCGCCATCTCGATCCTGGGAATGGTGCTCATTCCCGGCGTGGACGATCAGGGAAGGCCTTACCACCTCTCCTTTTTCGACGCCTTCTATTTCGTCAGCTACATGGCGACGACGATCGGTTTTGGCGAATCCCCCTACACCTTCACCTATCCCCAGAAGCTGTGGGTCGCTTTCTGTATCTATCTGACCGTTATCGGATGGTTCTACGCGATCGGCGCCATCATCACGCTGGTGCAGGACAAGGTCCTCGCCGCGCAGATCGCCCTGGCGCAGTTTCAGCGGAAAATCCGCAAAATGGAGGAGCCTTTCATCATATTTGTCGGCTACAACTCGATGACCCGCCAGATTATCGACCATCTCTCAAAAGACGGCATACGCAGCGTGGTCATCGAGAAGGACGAGGAGAAGATCAAGGAGCTCTCGCTGGAGAACTACACGATCGAAGTGCCGGCACTGGCAGGGGATATAAGGGATCCGAAAATTTTCAAGACGGCCGGCATTCACAAGCGCAACTGCCGTGCGGTCGTTTCGCTTTTCAACGACGACGCCATGAACCTCCACGTGGCCCTCTCGGCGAAACTGATGAACAAGCATGTCATGGTGGTGGTCGAAGCGACGCAGGACGAGTATGGGCAGAACCTCAAGACCATCGGCGCCGACGTGGTGGAGAACCCTTTCAAAATCGTGGCGAAGCGTGTTTATCTCTCGCTCACCTCACCTTCGCTGCTGATGATCGAACAGTGGCTCTACGGCGATCCGCTGGTACTGAGGCGCAAGGACCGCCTGCCGAAAGAGGGCAAATACATCGTCTGCGGGTACGGCCGGATGGGCACGGCGCTTGAAGTGGGACTCCGGCGTGCCGGCATCGATTACGTATTTATCGAGGCGAGTCCCGAAAAAGCGGCGAAGGCGAGACGAGGGGAGAAGGTGATGGTCGGAGACGCCGACGACAAAAAGATTCTTCTCAAAGCGGACGTTCAGGAGGCGTCCTGCATCATCGCGGCCACGAAAGACGATCTTCTCAACCTTTCGATCATCATGGCCGCCAAACGGATCAACCCCGAAATCTATACGATCGCCCGGGAGAACCATCTGGCCGATACCGTCGTCTTCAAAGCGGCCAAAATCGACCGTGTCATCATGCTGGAGACACTGATGATCAACAAAACCTACAATGTGCTTGCGCGGCCTCTGGCGGACCGTTTCATCCGCCTGATGGCCTACCGTGGCGAATCGTGGGGGAAAAAAGTGGTCGATCTGATGAAAAATCATATCAACAACAATCCCGATACGCTGGAGACGAGAATCGACGAAGAGCACGCCTACGCGCTGGTGAGGCACATCGAAGAGACGAAAGAAGAGGTGCCCTACAGTATCCTCTACCGCAGGCGTGACGACTGGAGAAAAGAGAATCCGATGCTCATCCTCTATATCCGCAGGGGAGAGGAGGAGCATCTGCTGCCCGATCCCTCGCTTCCCATTCGGATCGGAGATGAGATACTTTTCGCCGGCACCAAAGAGGCATTCGAAGATATGGAGTATATCATGGAGAATATCTACGAATTCTATTACGTCATGCAGGGAAAGGAGTGCGAGCTGTCGCTTGCGTGCAAGCTGACACTCGATTTCTGA
- a CDS encoding DUF6394 family protein encodes MNLEKVIAGFFIILALTMNFGFFYGDPTVLEQHNRYELFAAIIVNLIATIYKLGDKTQLGAVLLATSLVADIQLIGAASIWALGEYVTGMNTEVVTAIISFSGGALLANITSVVLFTGDVLKSKR; translated from the coding sequence ATGAATCTCGAAAAGGTGATCGCGGGCTTTTTCATCATCCTGGCGCTGACGATGAACTTCGGGTTCTTCTACGGCGATCCGACGGTACTGGAACAGCACAACCGCTACGAACTCTTCGCGGCGATCATCGTCAACCTGATCGCCACGATCTACAAACTCGGCGACAAGACGCAGCTTGGCGCCGTGCTGCTGGCCACCAGTCTCGTTGCCGATATCCAGCTTATCGGCGCCGCGTCGATCTGGGCACTGGGTGAGTACGTGACCGGCATGAATACCGAAGTGGTCACGGCGATCATCTCCTTTTCGGGCGGTGCGCTGCTTGCCAACATCACCTCCGTGGTTCTCTTTACCGGCGATGTTCTGAAATCGAAAAGGTAA
- the trpS gene encoding tryptophan--tRNA ligase, whose translation MRIVSGMRPTGKLHLGHYLGVLKNWVTLQQENDCHFFVADWHALSTSYEDRLNLKLLGKELVKDWIAAGIDPDKSTLFVQSAIKEHAELYVLLNMITPLGWLERNPTYKDQLAQMRHKEIHTAGFLTYPVLQAADIILYQADLVPIGEDQKPHLEITREIVRRFHHLFDCEVFTEPKEMLTETSRLPGLDGRKMSKSYNNAIFLSDTPEEVWQKLRVAKTDPQRVRRNDPGDPDVCLVFDYHKALTDDVTVQKIDADCRAGTIGCIDCKKICAQSIDRLLEPMRERRATLDDGTIDAIVEEGNARAKNEAAATMAKANKAVFEISCDI comes from the coding sequence ATGCGAATCGTCAGCGGTATGCGCCCGACGGGCAAACTTCATCTCGGACACTATCTGGGTGTACTGAAAAACTGGGTCACTCTCCAGCAGGAGAACGACTGCCACTTCTTCGTGGCCGACTGGCACGCCCTCTCCACCAGTTACGAAGACAGGCTCAACCTGAAACTTCTCGGAAAGGAGCTGGTCAAAGACTGGATCGCCGCGGGGATCGATCCCGACAAATCGACGCTTTTCGTTCAGAGTGCGATCAAAGAGCACGCCGAGCTCTATGTGCTTTTGAACATGATCACGCCGCTGGGATGGCTGGAACGCAACCCGACCTACAAGGACCAGCTGGCACAGATGCGGCACAAGGAGATCCATACGGCGGGCTTTCTGACCTATCCTGTTCTTCAGGCGGCCGACATCATCCTCTACCAGGCCGACCTGGTCCCCATCGGCGAGGACCAGAAGCCTCACCTCGAGATCACCCGCGAAATCGTACGCCGTTTTCACCATCTTTTCGACTGTGAAGTGTTCACGGAACCCAAAGAGATGCTCACGGAGACCTCGCGCCTGCCGGGCCTTGATGGGCGGAAAATGAGCAAAAGCTACAACAACGCCATCTTCCTCTCCGACACACCCGAAGAGGTGTGGCAGAAACTGCGCGTGGCCAAAACCGATCCCCAGCGTGTACGCCGCAACGACCCGGGCGATCCCGACGTCTGTCTCGTGTTCGACTACCACAAGGCATTGACAGACGACGTAACCGTTCAGAAGATCGACGCCGACTGCCGTGCCGGAACCATCGGCTGCATCGACTGCAAGAAAATCTGCGCCCAAAGCATCGACCGTCTCCTCGAACCGATGCGTGAACGCCGCGCCACTCTGGATGACGGGACGATCGACGCGATTGTCGAAGAGGGGAACGCCAGGGCCAAAAACGAGGCGGCCGCCACGATGGCGAAGGCGAACAAGGCGGTTTTTGAAATCTCATGCGACATTTAG
- a CDS encoding DUF190 domain-containing protein yields the protein MKRFIGKRKLIRIFISNEEKCHGKPLWEHLLLKAKEMDISGATVIKGVAGFGAHSEIMAFNVWSLSQKLPLIIEIIDTEEKITKFMRAADDWIEEAFVTMTDVEVVAYKHPKHRHQ from the coding sequence ATGAAACGTTTTATCGGCAAACGCAAACTGATTCGAATTTTCATCAGCAACGAAGAGAAATGCCACGGCAAACCGCTTTGGGAACATCTGCTCCTGAAAGCGAAAGAGATGGATATTTCGGGCGCCACCGTTATCAAAGGGGTCGCAGGGTTCGGCGCCCATTCCGAGATCATGGCGTTCAATGTCTGGTCACTGAGCCAGAAACTTCCGCTTATCATCGAGATCATCGATACGGAGGAGAAGATCACGAAATTCATGCGAGCCGCCGATGACTGGATCGAAGAGGCTTTCGTCACGATGACCGATGTGGAAGTGGTCGCCTACAAACACCCCAAACACAGGCACCAATGA
- the crcB gene encoding fluoride efflux transporter CrcB — protein sequence MMQFSIILAVGTGGFVGAILRFLISTWVQKLSPLLFPMGTLSVNVLGSFVIGFLALYFENIVAPHQKALLVTGMLGALTTFSTFSLETVSMLQDGLWGRAAANVTLNALLCITATIVGMIVFKKIYG from the coding sequence ATGATGCAGTTTTCCATCATTCTGGCTGTCGGAACGGGAGGGTTTGTCGGTGCGATACTCCGTTTTCTCATCAGTACATGGGTTCAGAAACTCTCCCCTCTCCTTTTCCCCATGGGGACGTTGAGCGTCAATGTGTTGGGCAGTTTCGTTATCGGGTTTTTGGCCCTTTATTTCGAAAATATCGTCGCTCCCCACCAAAAGGCGCTGCTTGTGACCGGCATGCTGGGGGCGCTCACCACCTTTTCGACCTTTTCGCTCGAGACCGTGTCGATGCTGCAAGACGGCCTGTGGGGACGGGCGGCGGCCAACGTCACCCTGAACGCTCTTTTATGCATCACGGCTACGATCGTCGGCATGATCGTTTTTAAGAAAATCTACGGATAA